One Telluria mixta DNA window includes the following coding sequences:
- a CDS encoding aldehyde dehydrogenase (NADP(+)) produces MTIAQITGEALIGGVAQRGAGGSFKAWNPGARTHIEPAFNMVDIDQIDQACSLAGKAFDIFRNTTDEERAAFLDTVAEQIMALGDALVERAMLETGLPRGRIEGERGRTCTQLKLFASLLREGSWQDPRIDPALPQRTPPRPDLRSRLIGVGPVAVFAASNFPLAFSVAGGDTASAFAAGCPVVLKAHSAHPGTSELVARAVVKAVELCGLPAGTFALLTGTGNGIGQALVAHPAIQAVGFTGSRSGGTALMAVAAGRQQPIPVYAEMSSINPVFLLPQALEQHAERIGREFAASLTLGVGQFCTNPGLVLAIDGPGLATFCASATAALNDTQPATMLSAGIASSFRRGVAALGSNEAVTTLLRLEHEENQGHAALFRVEGDAFLARKELHEEVFGPASLLVVCKDVEQMRAIVEHLEGQLTAAIHLEEGDIAAAQVLLPTLERKVGRILANGFGTGVEVTHAMVHGGPFPATADGRSTSVGTGAIFRFLRPVAYQNLPQALLPAVLRDENPRGIWRRRDGALGKD; encoded by the coding sequence ATGACCATCGCACAAATCACCGGCGAAGCCCTCATCGGCGGCGTCGCGCAGCGCGGCGCCGGCGGCTCGTTCAAGGCCTGGAACCCGGGCGCACGCACGCACATCGAACCCGCGTTCAACATGGTCGACATCGACCAGATCGACCAGGCCTGCAGCCTGGCCGGCAAGGCGTTCGACATCTTCCGCAACACGACCGACGAAGAGCGCGCCGCGTTCCTCGACACCGTCGCCGAGCAGATCATGGCCCTGGGCGATGCGCTGGTCGAGCGCGCGATGCTTGAAACCGGCCTGCCGCGCGGCCGCATCGAAGGCGAGCGTGGCCGCACCTGCACCCAGCTGAAGCTGTTCGCCAGCCTGCTGCGTGAAGGGTCGTGGCAGGATCCGCGCATCGATCCGGCCCTGCCGCAGCGCACGCCGCCGCGTCCGGACCTGCGCAGCCGCCTGATCGGCGTCGGCCCCGTCGCCGTGTTCGCCGCATCGAACTTCCCGCTCGCATTCTCCGTCGCCGGCGGCGACACGGCATCGGCCTTCGCGGCCGGCTGCCCGGTCGTGCTGAAGGCCCACTCGGCCCACCCGGGCACGTCGGAACTGGTGGCGCGCGCCGTCGTGAAAGCCGTCGAACTGTGCGGCCTGCCGGCCGGCACGTTCGCGCTGCTGACCGGCACGGGCAACGGCATCGGCCAGGCGCTCGTCGCCCATCCGGCCATCCAGGCCGTCGGCTTCACCGGTTCGCGTTCGGGCGGCACCGCCCTGATGGCCGTCGCTGCGGGCCGCCAGCAGCCGATCCCGGTCTACGCCGAGATGAGCAGCATCAATCCGGTGTTCCTGCTGCCGCAGGCGCTGGAACAGCACGCCGAGCGCATCGGCCGCGAATTCGCCGCGTCGCTGACCTTGGGCGTCGGCCAGTTCTGCACCAACCCCGGCCTCGTGCTGGCGATCGACGGCCCGGGCCTGGCGACGTTCTGCGCGTCGGCCACGGCCGCGCTGAACGACACGCAGCCGGCGACGATGCTGTCGGCCGGTATCGCATCGAGCTTCCGCCGCGGCGTCGCCGCGCTGGGCAGCAACGAAGCGGTGACCACGCTGCTGCGCCTGGAGCACGAAGAGAACCAGGGCCACGCCGCGCTGTTCCGCGTGGAAGGCGACGCCTTCCTGGCCCGCAAGGAGCTGCATGAAGAAGTGTTCGGCCCGGCCTCGCTGCTGGTCGTTTGCAAGGACGTCGAGCAGATGCGCGCCATCGTCGAGCACCTGGAAGGCCAGCTGACGGCCGCGATCCACCTGGAAGAGGGCGATATCGCGGCGGCACAGGTCCTGCTGCCGACGCTGGAGCGCAAGGTCGGCCGCATCTTGGCCAACGGCTTCGGCACCGGCGTGGAAGTGACGCACGCGATGGTGCACGGCGGTCCGTTCCCGGCCACGGCCGACGGCCGCAGCACCTCGGTGGGCACGGGCGCGATCTTCCGCTTCCTGCGCCCCGTGGCGTACCAGAACCTGCCGCAGGCACTGCTGCCGGCGGTGCTGCGCGACGAGAACCCGCGCGGCATCTGGCGCCGCCGCGACGGCGCGCTGGGCAAGGACTGA